A window of the Kazachstania africana CBS 2517 chromosome 10, complete genome genome harbors these coding sequences:
- the MRX20 gene encoding Mrx20p (similar to Saccharomyces cerevisiae YFR045W; ancestral locus Anc_3.556): MSNKDPDYYILSQFVAGSAASIFHTTISHPFEFIKTTRQLHNSILHGSLDRVYPVRAYFTGCSILNVGVLCKTFVRFYTFDKVCQLLKDPNLPRDRPITGSRMLAAAILTGTMESLCIVPFENVKTTMIENAMELAHRKDEKISTANASKHKSTFHKPSTPSQKLNPYETIPQTRMSNTIKEIYSTRGVKGFCQGAMPTMFRQVGNSAVRFTAFTLLTQAASARSNEPKNEYLSIGIGIISSVAVVAVTQPLDVVKTRMQSKRRQQLYKNSLNCCYRIFVQEGVASLWKGSIARFFKVGLSGGISFGVYQYFESLVNTLRLEYNS, translated from the exons ATGAGTAATAAAGAT CCCGATTACTACATATTAAGTCAATTTGTCGCAGGTAGTGCTGCGAGTATATTTCATACAACTATATCTCATCCCTTTGAGTTTATCAAGACAACCAGACAGCTTCATAATTCTATTTTGCATGGATCATTAGACCGTGTTTATCCCGTAAGGGCATATTTCACGGGCTGTTCGATCTTAAACGTTGGAGTTCTCTGTAAGACGTTTGTTAGATTCTATACTTTCGATAAAGTATGCCAGCTGTTAAAGGACCCCAATCTACCCAGAGACAGGCCAATCACTGGCTCAAGGATGTTAGCTGCTGCTATACTTACTGGGACAATGGAAAGTTTATGCATAGTGCCGTTCGAAAATGTGAAGACAACAATGATTGAGAATGCAATGGAATTGGCCCATCGcaaagatgaaaaaatatcaactgCAAATGCTTCAAAACATAAAAGTACTTTCCACAAACCATCGACTCCATCCCAAAAGTTAAACCCTTATGAAACAATACCGCAAACGAGAATGTCAAATActatcaaagaaatatattctaCTAGGGGTGTAAAAGGTTTTTGTCAAGGTGCTATGCCGACGATGTTCAGACAGGTAGGAAATTCTGCTGTAAGGTTTACTGCTTTCACACTACTCACTCAGGCAGCATCTGCTAGGTCAAATGAGccaaaaaatgaatatctTTCCATCGGAATTGGTATTATATCATCTGTCGCAGTTGTGGCAGTTACTCAACCGTTAGATGTTGTCAAGACAAGAATGCAATCAAAGAGGAGACAACAACTATacaaaaattctttgaattgttGTTACAGAATATTTGTTCAGGAAGGTGTCGCATCGTTATGGAAAGGTAGTATTGcaagatttttcaaagttggGCTATCAGGTGGCATATCATTTGGAGTTTACCAATACTTTGAAAGCTTAGTCAACACATTGCGACTGGAGTACAATAGTTGa
- the CNN1 gene encoding centromere-binding protein CNN1 (similar to Saccharomyces cerevisiae CNN1 (YFR046C); ancestral locus Anc_3.559): MDEATTTPKRYPDQHGGSNYSFANNSTIITPFKERALEEQRLKEALLLSVTPGLKRRLEIQASIEPLHNDPFEIRSYLRDLSSAIITQGSKNLYSKLDEERQHDKEDELNEAISPVKLDQDSSILKETFNEDLFERETPSQNNLQNESSSPLPYIPHDQILPSPELVSRESHSSRDKSAKTRTLTELLMSQLPTIRKGPKIRKLEPVNIKEVEVKQKSTETLITKKPLENPFIENSNFQQKPIEDDMPVDNMSIIDDNSIHESDNERELPFPEFSKASIPTQLHRSPVIKTRHALDAPNDSILNIIPNNYFSEDDDDSIMSYEPNIKPLSQSLLHTALNDFLNARNIKLSNKEWKRLQLESVDIMGDIISNLNNSDDQNSIDTILEISEKLNVSSSKDIFFQKCCNYLNLEQLNELERILYTGL, encoded by the coding sequence ATGGACGAGGCTACAACTACCCCAAAGAGATATCCAGACCAGCATGGAGGTTCAAATTATAGTTTTGCTAACAATTCCACCATTATTACCCCATTCAAAGAGCGAGCGCTGGAAGAGCAAAGATTGAAGGAAGCTTTATTACTGTCTGTCACACCAGGATTGAAAAGACGGTTGGAAATACAAGCTAGCATTGAGCCACTACATAATGATCCTTTTGAGATTAGATCATATCTTCGAGATTTAAGCTCAGCAATAATTACTCAAGGCAGCAAAAACTTGTACAGTAAGTTAGACGAAGAACGGCAACACGATAAAGAAGACGAGCTAAATGAAGCCATATCTCCTGTTAAGTTGGATCAGGACAGTAGTATACTCAAGGAAACGTTTAATGAGGATTTGTTTGAACGAGAAACTCCGAGCCAGAATAATCTGCAAAATGAGTCCTCTTCCCCACTGCCGTACATTCCTCATGACCAGATTTTACCATCACCAGAACTAGTTTCTCGAGAATCTCATTCTTCTCGGGACAAAAGTGCCAAGACAAGAACGCTAACTGAGCTTTTAATGTCTCAATTACCTACTATTAGAAAAGGCCCTAAAATACGAAAACTGGAACCTgtaaatatcaaagaagTGGAGGTGAAACAGAAATCAACAGAAACTCTGATAACCAAGAAACCATTGGAAAATccatttattgaaaattcaaatttccagCAAAAGCCCATAGAAGATGATATGCCCGTTGATAATATGTCAATAATAGATGACAATTCTATTCATGAATCGGACAATGAAAGAGAGTTACCTTTCCCCGAGTTTTCAAAGGCATCTATACCGACACAACTCCATAGGAGCCCAGTAATTAAAACGAGGCATGCTTTGGATGCTCCTAATGACTCCATTCTCAATATAATACCCAACAATTATTTTAGcgaagatgatgatgactCTATAATGTCCTATGAACCCAATATTAAGCCATTGAGCCAATCATTACTTCATACTGCTCTTaatgatttcttaaatGCAAGGAATATCAAACTGAGTAACAAAGAATGGAAAAGGCTACAATTAGAGTCTGTAGATATAATGGGagatattatttcaaatttaaataattcCGATGATCAAAATAGCATTGACACCATTCTAGaaatatctgaaaaattgaatgttTCATCTTCGAAGgacattttctttcagAAATGTTGTAACTATCTAAATTTAGaacaattgaatgaattagaGAGAATATTATATACAGGTCTGTAA